The window ATGCCGTCGCCGTACAGGCACGTGGTGCTGCCCAGCGCGGCGCCCGAGAACACCGCGGCACCGGCCAGGATCGGGTCGGCACCGAGAGCGAGCGCCAGCGGCAGCACGACCGGGGTGATGACCGCCGCGAGGTCCCAGAACGACCCGGTCGCGTAGGCGTAGACGCCGCACACGGCGAACACGATCGCCGGCAGCAGGGCGGGGGTGAGCACGGGCTCGGTCACCTGGATCACGAACTCGGCGAGCTGCAGGGCGATGTTCATCTCCTGCACCATGAACGCGAGCACGGTGAGCACCATCACGAAGAGCATGCTCTCGATGCCCTCGAGCGCCGCGTCCAGCACGCCGCGCACCGAGAGCCGACGCTGCACGAGCACCAGCACGACCGTGACCGCGAGGGCCGCCGCGGTACCGGCGACCACATTGGCGTCCGTCGCGATCGTGACGCCGACCAGCACGGCCATCGCGATCAGGAACGACCACGGCTGCGGCTTGCGCGCGGTGTCCGTGGTCGTCTCGAGCGCCACGGCGACGCGCTGCGCGGTCGAACCGTCCGCGTCGTCCGCGCGGAGCTCGGAGAGCAGCGCCGCGCCCTCGGCCCGGCGTTCGGCGTCTGTCGTGCCGAGCGGGAAGACGTCGCCGTCGCGCTCGGCGCGCAGCGCGTCCTTCTTGATCAGGCCGAGCTTCGGCAGCCAGCCGATGCTCATCAGCAGCGCCACCGCGATGGCCGCCCAGCCGAAGAAGATGAACGGGATGGACTGCAGGTAGGCCCCGAAGCCGCTGCCGCCGACGGTGACCCCCTGCGCCTCGAACAGGCCCGAGAAGAACAGTGCCCACGTCGACACGGGGACGAGCACGGCGATCGGGGCAGCGGTCATCTTCATGATCGCGCCGAGCTGGGTGCGGGGAACCCGGTAGCGGTCGGTCACCTGCTTCATCGACGTGCCGGTGGTGAGCACGTTGAGGTAGTCGTCGACGAACAGCACGATCGAGAGCAGGAACGTGAGCAGGGTCGACTTCCGCCGCGAGGTCACGAACCGCTCGACCCAGCGGGCGAAGTCGGTGACGATGCCCG of the Microbacterium sufflavum genome contains:
- a CDS encoding Na+/H+ antiporter NhaC family protein; this encodes MPEFGALALLPIAVILVVAVATRRTLFALLCGTVAGALILGGWGGFDVWVEYTGKALSNETAQWLLLIVALFGILMMLFEKSGIVTDFARWVERFVTSRRKSTLLTFLLSIVLFVDDYLNVLTTGTSMKQVTDRYRVPRTQLGAIMKMTAAPIAVLVPVSTWALFFSGLFEAQGVTVGGSGFGAYLQSIPFIFFGWAAIAVALLMSIGWLPKLGLIKKDALRAERDGDVFPLGTTDAERRAEGAALLSELRADDADGSTAQRVAVALETTTDTARKPQPWSFLIAMAVLVGVTIATDANVVAGTAAALAVTVVLVLVQRRLSVRGVLDAALEGIESMLFVMVLTVLAFMVQEMNIALQLAEFVIQVTEPVLTPALLPAIVFAVCGVYAYATGSFWDLAAVITPVVLPLALALGADPILAGAAVFSGAALGSTTCLYGDGIILASRSIGIKPINLMLAILPYAGIAAGLSLVLYLVTGFVAA